A portion of the Deltaproteobacteria bacterium genome contains these proteins:
- a CDS encoding SDR family oxidoreductase, whose amino-acid sequence MKNVLLTGASRGIGLALGRAMTGSGWKVWGTCRRDADLVSEAGVTPIHLDIQSGQNFDGIRDNILEYTESLDLIIHNAALSSTNDVVPASQSNLTFGTLDSEGLINYLSVNALAPLMLTQSLLPLLRKGESPTVMCVSTRKAAITNVVSGGNYGYRGSKSLFNMWMRLMAVDLKEEGILVYGVHPGHVRTRMGGEKAPLSPEESAQGLMGLLKTTTMEKSGAFLRLDGTAHAW is encoded by the coding sequence ATGAAAAACGTGTTGCTGACAGGAGCGAGCCGGGGAATTGGGCTCGCTTTGGGGCGGGCGATGACTGGTTCCGGTTGGAAAGTCTGGGGAACGTGCCGAAGAGATGCGGACCTTGTGAGTGAGGCCGGTGTGACGCCGATTCATCTCGACATCCAGAGTGGCCAGAATTTCGATGGTATTCGTGACAATATCTTGGAGTATACTGAGAGCCTGGATTTGATTATCCATAACGCGGCTTTGAGTTCCACAAATGACGTTGTACCGGCCAGTCAGAGTAACCTGACCTTTGGAACTTTGGACTCTGAGGGTCTCATCAACTATTTGTCGGTGAATGCATTGGCGCCTTTGATGCTTACGCAATCACTTTTGCCGCTCTTGCGAAAAGGTGAGTCGCCAACGGTGATGTGTGTTTCAACCCGCAAGGCAGCCATTACAAATGTGGTTAGCGGTGGGAATTATGGATACCGCGGAAGTAAATCTCTCTTTAATATGTGGATGCGCTTGATGGCCGTCGACCTCAAAGAAGAGGGCATTTTGGTTTATGGCGTCCATCCAGGCCATGTGAGAACACGCATGGGCGGTGAGAAAGCCCCATTGAGCCCAGAAGAATCAGCTCAAGGTCTCATGGGATTGCTCAAGACAACAACTATGGAAAAATCGGGAGCCTTCCTTCGGCTCGACGGTACAGCTCATGCTTGGTAA
- a CDS encoding oxaloacetate decarboxylase translates to MGQGIELMLVGMGTVFAFLTLLAFAMEFTGRFLSSVLPDTEVSTSQSIQVAQGAVDSEIALAIAAAHRFREGGGQ, encoded by the coding sequence ATGGGTCAGGGAATTGAATTGATGTTGGTTGGGATGGGCACAGTGTTTGCCTTTCTCACGCTTCTGGCCTTTGCCATGGAGTTTACCGGGCGATTTTTAAGCTCGGTCTTACCGGATACTGAGGTATCGACTTCTCAGAGTATACAGGTCGCTCAAGGCGCAGTGGATTCAGAGATTGCTTTGGCAATCGCTGCCGCACACAGGTTTCGTGAGGGTGGAGGGCAATAA